In a single window of the Thermus amyloliquefaciens genome:
- the aceB gene encoding malate synthase A: MKGVEILKDHPLLGEVLTEEALRFVVALHREFNPVRKALLERRKALWERFKAGEKPNFLEETAFVRGGSWQVAEAPPDLQDRRVEITGPTDRKMIINALNSGAKVFMADFEDALSPTWDNVIGGQKNLYDAVRRQIDFVSPEGKEYRLKEEVATLVVRPRGWHLVEKHVRVDGEPISASLFDFGLYFFHNAHELLRRGSGPYFYLPKLESHLEARLWNEVFNFAQDYLGLPRGTIRATVLIETILAAFEMEEILYELKEHAAGLNAGRWDYIFSCIKKFATTAPIFPDRAQVTMTVPFMKAYTELLVKSCHIHGAHAIGGMAAFIPSRKDPEVNERALKQVRADKEREAGQGFDGTWVAHPDLVPVAMEVFDRHLGDRPHQKHVKREDVRVGAEDLLNFEVPGGKVTEAGLRNNVSVALQYLNQWLLGNGAAAIFNLMEDAATAEISRAQLWQWVHRGATLEDGRTVTPELYQKIKEEELAKLGGREVGRYREAEEILDKLVLSQEFTEFLTLVAYDYID; encoded by the coding sequence ATGAAGGGCGTGGAAATCCTGAAAGACCATCCCCTCTTGGGAGAGGTGCTCACGGAGGAGGCCTTGAGGTTCGTGGTGGCCCTGCACCGGGAGTTCAACCCCGTGCGCAAGGCGCTTCTTGAGCGGCGGAAAGCCCTTTGGGAAAGGTTTAAGGCGGGGGAAAAACCCAACTTCCTCGAGGAAACCGCCTTTGTGCGGGGGGGGTCCTGGCAGGTGGCCGAGGCCCCGCCCGACCTGCAAGACCGCCGGGTGGAGATCACCGGCCCCACCGACCGCAAGATGATCATCAACGCCCTGAACTCCGGGGCCAAGGTCTTCATGGCCGACTTTGAAGATGCCCTTTCCCCCACCTGGGACAACGTGATCGGGGGGCAGAAGAACCTCTATGACGCCGTCCGCCGCCAGATTGACTTCGTGAGCCCCGAAGGCAAGGAGTACCGGCTCAAGGAAGAGGTGGCCACCCTGGTGGTGCGGCCTCGAGGGTGGCACCTGGTGGAGAAGCACGTGCGGGTGGACGGGGAGCCCATATCGGCAAGCCTCTTTGACTTCGGCCTCTACTTTTTCCACAACGCCCACGAGCTCCTGAGGCGGGGAAGCGGACCCTACTTCTACCTGCCCAAGCTGGAAAGCCACCTGGAAGCCCGCCTCTGGAACGAGGTCTTCAACTTCGCCCAGGACTACCTGGGCCTCCCCCGGGGGACCATCCGGGCCACCGTCCTCATTGAGACCATCCTGGCGGCCTTTGAGATGGAGGAGATCCTTTACGAGCTCAAGGAGCACGCCGCCGGCCTCAACGCCGGGCGGTGGGACTACATCTTCAGCTGCATCAAGAAGTTCGCCACCACCGCCCCCATCTTCCCCGACCGGGCCCAGGTGACCATGACCGTGCCCTTCATGAAGGCCTACACCGAACTTCTGGTGAAGTCCTGCCACATCCACGGGGCCCACGCCATCGGGGGCATGGCCGCCTTCATCCCAAGCCGCAAGGACCCCGAGGTGAACGAGCGCGCCCTAAAGCAGGTGCGGGCCGACAAGGAGCGGGAAGCCGGGCAGGGCTTTGACGGCACCTGGGTGGCCCACCCCGACCTGGTGCCCGTGGCCATGGAGGTCTTTGACCGCCACCTGGGGGATAGGCCCCACCAGAAGCACGTGAAGCGGGAGGACGTGCGGGTGGGGGCGGAAGACCTCCTGAACTTTGAGGTCCCGGGGGGCAAGGTGACGGAGGCGGGCCTCAGGAACAACGTCTCCGTGGCCCTGCAGTACCTGAACCAGTGGCTTCTCGGCAACGGGGCCGCGGCCATCTTCAACCTCATGGAGGACGCCGCCACCGCGGAGATCAGCCGGGCCCAGCTCTGGCAGTGGGTGCACCGGGGGGCCACCCTGGAGGACGGGCGCACGGTGACGCCGGAGCTCTACCAAAAGATCAAGGAGGAGGAGCTCGCCAAGCTGGGGGGGCGGGAGGTGGGCCGCTACCGGGAGGCGGAGGAGATCCTGGACAAGCTGGTGCTTTCCCAGGAGTTCACCGAGTTCCTCACCCTGGTGGCCTACGATTACATAGATTAG
- a CDS encoding IclR family transcriptional regulator, translated as MPRPRRKGAEEVKTLERGLAVLQALAELREAGLSSLAQRTGLTKSTLYRFLQTLVRHGFVEEEKGVYRVGPKAFAVGQVYPRRNLLLAVRPEMEALAAETGESVNLAVLAGKEALYLDQAEGRRLVRLFTAPGSRAPLHATGVGKVFLAFLGLPEGVSLTPYTPYTLTRREDLERELAGVRAKGYALDNEERELGVRCVAAPVFGPGGEVVAALSLSAPASRLSLEEAHRLAPRVVEAARKASLRLGFVPPL; from the coding sequence ATGCCACGGCCCAGGAGGAAGGGAGCCGAGGAGGTGAAGACCCTGGAGCGGGGCCTAGCCGTGCTCCAGGCTTTGGCGGAGTTAAGGGAGGCCGGTCTTTCCTCCCTGGCGCAACGAACGGGGCTTACCAAGAGCACCCTTTACCGCTTCCTCCAGACCCTGGTCCGCCACGGTTTCGTGGAGGAGGAAAAGGGGGTCTACCGGGTGGGCCCCAAGGCCTTCGCCGTGGGCCAGGTCTATCCGAGGCGGAACCTGCTTCTTGCGGTGCGTCCGGAGATGGAGGCCCTGGCGGCGGAAACCGGGGAGAGCGTGAACCTGGCGGTGCTGGCGGGCAAGGAGGCCCTTTACCTGGACCAGGCGGAGGGAAGAAGGCTGGTCCGCCTCTTCACCGCTCCGGGGAGCCGGGCCCCCCTGCACGCCACCGGGGTGGGAAAGGTCTTCCTGGCTTTCCTGGGTCTTCCCGAGGGGGTTTCCCTAACCCCTTACACCCCCTACACCCTCACCCGCCGGGAGGACCTGGAGCGGGAGCTCGCCGGGGTGAGGGCGAAGGGCTACGCCCTGGACAACGAGGAGAGGGAGCTGGGGGTGCGGTGCGTGGCCGCGCCGGTTTTCGGCCCCGGGGGGGAGGTGGTGGCGGCCCTTTCCCTTTCCGCCCCCGCAAGCCGCCTTTCCCTGGAGGAGGCCCACCGCCTGGCCCCCCGGGTGGTGGAGGCGGCCAGGAAAGCTTCCTTGCGCTTAGGTTTTGTGCCCCCCTTGTAG
- the hspR gene encoding heat shock protein transcriptional repressor HspR, fused homodimer type — protein sequence MDKDRPVYVISVAAELLEMHPQTLRLYERKGLIKPKRSGGKTRLYSERDIEKLREIRRLTQELGVNLAGVEEIMRLRAELEALQARFEAEVARLKQEIGARFEELERPALPPPGATAKPSPKDRPVYVISVAAELLEMHPQTLRLYERKGLIKPKRSGGKTRLYSERDIEKLREIRRLTQELGVNLAGVEEIMRLRAELEALQARFEAEVARLKLLLLEEGKALSEGSSMGA from the coding sequence ATGGACAAGGACCGTCCCGTGTACGTGATCTCGGTGGCGGCGGAGCTTTTGGAGATGCACCCGCAGACCCTGAGGCTGTACGAGCGGAAGGGTTTGATCAAGCCGAAGCGGTCGGGCGGGAAGACCCGGCTTTACTCGGAGCGGGACATTGAGAAGCTGAGGGAGATCCGCCGCCTGACGCAGGAGCTTGGGGTGAACCTGGCGGGGGTGGAGGAGATCATGCGGCTTCGGGCGGAGCTGGAGGCCCTGCAGGCCCGGTTTGAGGCCGAGGTGGCCCGGCTGAAGCAGGAGATCGGGGCCCGCTTTGAGGAGCTGGAGCGCCCGGCCCTTCCTCCTCCCGGGGCCACGGCCAAGCCCTCCCCCAAGGACCGTCCCGTGTACGTGATCTCGGTGGCGGCGGAGCTTTTGGAGATGCACCCGCAGACCCTGAGGCTGTACGAGCGGAAGGGTTTGATCAAGCCGAAGCGGTCGGGCGGGAAGACCCGGCTTTACTCGGAGCGGGACATTGAGAAGCTGAGGGAGATCCGCCGCCTGACGCAGGAGCTTGGGGTGAACCTGGCGGGGGTGGAGGAGATCATGCGGCTTCGGGCGGAGCTGGAGGCCCTGCAGGCCCGGTTTGAGGCCGAGGTGGCCCGGCTGAAGCTCCTTCTCCTGGAGGAGGGTAAGGCGCTTTCCGAAGGGAGTAGCATGGGGGCGTGA
- a CDS encoding dipeptidase — protein sequence MKTLAPLLEFLSIPSVSTDPAHREDVRKAARWLAAKLQALGFRTELHETPLHPILYAERLLDPKAPTVLVYGHYDVQPPDPLELWESPPFSPTLRDGRIYARGASDDKGQLWAHVAALEDLPARVNVKFLVEGEEEIGSPNLLPFVRAHREKLKADVVLISDGAMFAPHTPTLTYGLRGLCYLEVRLKGARRDLHSGAFGGVAPNPIQALGWLLAKLKDEKTGKVRIPGFYQRVRPVSEEERRLWPPLDEAALKAELGVEVLPGEEGYSPLERLWTRPTLDPNGIWGGYQGEGSKTVIPAEAGMKLSMRLVPDQDPEEVAALAEAYLKEVCPPGYRLEVLRLHGGKPVLTDPHSPPMRLMAKALEEVWGRPPVYAREGGTIPVVAELQEALGAPVVLLGLGLPDDNLHAPNEKLDLVNLERGIAAIRRFYELLAGG from the coding sequence GTGAAGACGCTAGCGCCCCTTTTGGAGTTCTTGTCCATCCCTTCGGTATCCACCGACCCCGCCCACAGGGAAGACGTCCGCAAGGCGGCCCGGTGGCTAGCGGCCAAGCTCCAAGCCCTGGGTTTCCGCACCGAGCTCCACGAGACCCCCCTCCACCCCATCCTCTACGCGGAGCGCCTCCTGGACCCCAAGGCCCCCACGGTCCTGGTCTACGGGCACTACGACGTCCAGCCCCCGGATCCCCTGGAGCTTTGGGAAAGCCCGCCCTTTAGCCCCACCCTGCGGGACGGGCGGATCTACGCCCGGGGGGCCTCGGACGACAAGGGGCAGCTTTGGGCCCACGTGGCGGCCCTCGAGGACCTCCCCGCCCGGGTGAACGTGAAGTTTTTGGTGGAAGGGGAGGAGGAGATCGGAAGCCCAAACCTCCTCCCCTTCGTGCGGGCCCACCGGGAGAAGCTGAAGGCCGACGTGGTCCTCATCTCCGACGGGGCCATGTTCGCCCCCCACACCCCCACCCTCACCTACGGCCTGAGGGGCCTCTGCTACCTGGAGGTGCGGCTAAAGGGGGCCAGGCGGGACCTCCACTCCGGGGCCTTCGGCGGGGTGGCCCCAAACCCCATCCAGGCCCTGGGCTGGCTTTTGGCCAAGCTGAAGGACGAGAAGACGGGGAAGGTGCGCATCCCGGGCTTCTACCAACGGGTGCGCCCCGTTTCCGAGGAGGAGCGCCGCCTCTGGCCCCCCTTGGACGAGGCGGCCCTGAAGGCGGAGCTGGGGGTGGAGGTTTTGCCGGGGGAGGAGGGGTACTCTCCCCTGGAGCGGCTTTGGACCCGGCCCACCCTGGACCCGAACGGCATCTGGGGCGGTTACCAGGGGGAGGGCTCCAAGACGGTGATCCCCGCCGAGGCGGGGATGAAGCTCTCCATGCGCCTGGTGCCGGACCAGGACCCGGAGGAGGTGGCGGCCTTGGCGGAGGCTTACCTGAAGGAGGTCTGCCCCCCCGGATACCGCCTGGAGGTCCTTCGCCTCCACGGGGGCAAGCCCGTGCTCACCGACCCCCATAGCCCCCCCATGCGCCTCATGGCCAAGGCCTTGGAGGAGGTCTGGGGCCGTCCGCCGGTCTATGCCCGGGAAGGGGGCACCATCCCCGTGGTGGCGGAGCTCCAGGAGGCCCTGGGGGCGCCCGTGGTCCTCCTGGGCCTGGGCCTTCCCGACGACAACCTGCACGCCCCCAACGAGAAGCTGGACCTGGTGAACCTGGAGAGGGGGATCGCCGCCATCAGGCGCTTTTACGAGCTCCTGGCGGGGGGCTAG
- a CDS encoding 2-phosphosulfolactate phosphatase encodes MRLKVDVLPTEALVYPDVVLVVDVIRSTTTAVCFLEAGAEALYLVAGLEAARAFKDRDVLLAGEVGGLKPPGFDLGNSPREALEASVGGKVVVMSTTNGTKAAHAAAKTAKHVLLASLFNAHAAARLARELATEEVAILCAGKEGRVGLDDLYTAGVLAEYLGLLGEVEPEDGARIALAVKRTYQDPLEALSLSAAAQALRGVGLEADVPFCAQVAKSAVVPILTGRVGEALIFKRALPGQAG; translated from the coding sequence ATGCGCCTGAAGGTGGATGTTCTGCCCACGGAGGCCTTGGTCTACCCCGATGTGGTCCTGGTGGTGGATGTGATCCGCTCCACCACCACCGCCGTCTGCTTCCTGGAGGCGGGGGCGGAAGCCCTGTACCTGGTGGCGGGCCTCGAGGCCGCCCGGGCCTTCAAGGACCGGGACGTGCTCCTGGCGGGGGAGGTGGGGGGGCTGAAGCCCCCAGGGTTTGACCTGGGGAACTCCCCCCGGGAAGCCCTGGAGGCCTCGGTGGGGGGCAAGGTGGTGGTGATGAGCACCACCAACGGGACCAAGGCCGCCCACGCCGCGGCCAAAACCGCCAAGCACGTGCTATTGGCCTCCCTCTTTAACGCCCACGCCGCCGCCCGATTGGCCCGGGAGCTGGCCACCGAGGAGGTGGCCATCCTCTGTGCGGGCAAGGAGGGGCGGGTGGGGCTGGACGACCTCTACACCGCTGGGGTCTTGGCGGAGTACCTGGGGCTTTTGGGGGAGGTGGAGCCCGAGGACGGGGCCAGGATCGCCTTGGCGGTGAAGCGCACCTACCAGGACCCCCTGGAGGCCCTCTCCCTCTCCGCCGCCGCCCAGGCCCTGAGGGGGGTGGGCCTCGAGGCCGACGTCCCCTTCTGCGCCCAGGTGGCCAAAAGCGCCGTGGTGCCCATCCTCACGGGCCGGGTGGGGGAGGCCCTCATCTTCAAGCGGGCCCTCCCCGGGCAGGCGGGCTAG
- a CDS encoding Crp/Fnr family transcriptional regulator, which translates to MPASPLFQDMGPEETRLARSYFQPLFYPKGKPIFHQGDLGQALYLVEEGRVRLYRTHLGGQEKILGFLGPGEVFGEMSLLDGGERSASAVAEEDTCLLALYQEAYLGLIRRLPLFAHNLARILARRLRELNLELDLMAFEEARSRVAYALLKLLRQGHGPQFQLRHQDLAALAGVSRETTTRVLHQLKDQGILQVFAGMVEVTDPGLLEEVAFGLV; encoded by the coding sequence ATGCCCGCATCCCCTCTTTTCCAGGATATGGGCCCGGAGGAAACCCGCCTGGCCCGCTCCTACTTCCAACCCTTGTTCTACCCCAAGGGCAAACCCATCTTCCACCAGGGGGACCTGGGCCAGGCCCTCTACCTGGTGGAGGAGGGTAGGGTGCGCCTCTACCGCACCCATCTGGGAGGCCAGGAGAAGATCCTGGGGTTCCTGGGACCCGGGGAGGTCTTCGGGGAGATGAGCCTTTTGGACGGAGGGGAACGAAGCGCCAGCGCCGTGGCCGAGGAGGATACCTGCCTCCTGGCCCTTTACCAGGAGGCCTACCTTGGGCTCATCCGCCGCCTCCCCCTCTTCGCCCACAACCTGGCCCGCATCCTGGCCCGCCGCCTAAGGGAACTCAACTTGGAGCTGGACCTCATGGCCTTTGAGGAGGCCAGAAGCCGCGTGGCCTACGCCCTCCTAAAGCTCCTTCGCCAAGGGCACGGACCCCAGTTCCAGCTCCGCCACCAGGACCTGGCGGCCCTGGCCGGGGTGAGCCGGGAAACCACCACCCGGGTCCTCCACCAGCTCAAGGACCAAGGCATCCTGCAGGTCTTCGCGGGGATGGTGGAGGTGACGGACCCCGGGCTTTTGGAGGAGGTGGCCTTTGGCCTGGTCTGA
- a CDS encoding ABC transporter ATP-binding protein, with product MDPVLEAVGLGFSYGNGYLFRGVSLRLYPGEALAVLGPSGSGKTTLLHLLAGLLPLQEGEVYWEGTPIRGLPEGVLARRRLRFMGLVFQHHFLFPELTALENVLAPGYLVGRVDRGHALWFLSRLGLRERADFLPQRLSGGERQRVAVARALYLRPRLLLADEPTASLDRTQARNVLGLMQELAREVGAALLFSTHDEALVEGLSVLRL from the coding sequence GTGGACCCGGTTTTGGAGGCGGTGGGCCTGGGGTTCTCCTACGGGAACGGTTACCTTTTCCGGGGGGTTTCCTTAAGGCTCTACCCCGGGGAGGCCCTGGCGGTCTTGGGGCCTTCGGGAAGCGGCAAAACCACCCTCCTCCACCTCCTGGCGGGCCTTTTGCCCCTGCAGGAGGGGGAGGTGTACTGGGAGGGAACCCCCATCCGGGGCCTTCCCGAGGGGGTTCTGGCCAGGAGGCGGCTTCGCTTTATGGGCCTTGTGTTTCAGCACCACTTCCTCTTCCCTGAGCTCACCGCCTTGGAGAACGTCCTGGCCCCCGGCTACCTGGTGGGCCGGGTGGACCGGGGCCATGCCCTTTGGTTCCTTTCCCGGCTGGGCCTTAGGGAACGGGCGGACTTCCTTCCCCAGAGGCTTTCGGGTGGGGAGCGGCAGCGGGTGGCGGTGGCCCGGGCCCTTTACCTCAGGCCCCGCCTTCTCCTGGCCGACGAACCCACGGCCAGCCTGGACCGCACCCAGGCCAGGAACGTGCTCGGGCTCATGCAGGAGCTGGCCCGGGAAGTGGGGGCGGCCCTTCTTTTCTCCACCCACGACGAGGCCTTGGTGGAAGGCCTTTCCGTCTTGCGGCTTTAA
- a CDS encoding purine-nucleoside phosphorylase, which translates to MSPIHVRGKRGEVAERVLLPGDPGRAEWIATTFLEEPRLYTSHRGLLGFTGRYRGVPVSVQTTGMGAPSASIVAEELVSLGARVLLRVGTCGAVDEGLAPGDLVIAQGAVPLDGATRQYLEGRPYAPVPDADLFRALWNQAERRGYPHHVGLVATEDAFYATTPEGARAWARYGVLAFEMEASALFLLGKMRGVRVGTILAVSNRIGDPELAPPEVLQEGVRRMVEVALEALLEV; encoded by the coding sequence ATGAGTCCCATTCACGTGCGGGGCAAAAGGGGGGAGGTGGCGGAAAGGGTGCTCCTGCCTGGGGATCCCGGCCGGGCGGAGTGGATCGCCACCACCTTCCTTGAGGAACCCCGGCTCTACACCTCCCACCGGGGCCTTTTGGGCTTTACCGGGCGGTACCGGGGGGTGCCGGTTTCCGTGCAGACCACGGGCATGGGGGCTCCTTCGGCCAGCATCGTGGCCGAGGAGTTGGTGAGCCTGGGGGCCAGGGTGCTCCTCAGGGTGGGCACCTGTGGGGCGGTGGACGAGGGCCTGGCCCCGGGGGACCTGGTGATCGCCCAGGGGGCCGTGCCCCTGGACGGGGCCACCCGGCAGTACCTGGAGGGCCGCCCCTATGCGCCGGTGCCCGATGCCGACCTCTTCCGCGCCCTTTGGAACCAGGCGGAGCGAAGGGGTTACCCCCACCACGTGGGCCTTGTGGCCACCGAGGATGCCTTTTACGCCACCACCCCTGAGGGCGCCAGGGCCTGGGCCCGGTACGGGGTTCTGGCCTTTGAGATGGAGGCCAGCGCCCTTTTCCTCCTGGGTAAGATGCGGGGGGTGCGGGTAGGGACCATCCTTGCGGTTTCCAACCGCATCGGGGACCCGGAGTTGGCCCCTCCCGAGGTGCTGCAAGAAGGCGTAAGGCGCATGGTGGAGGTGGCCCTCGAGGCCCTTTTGGAGGTGTAG
- a CDS encoding enoyl-CoA hydratase/isomerase family protein: MAHEHEGEHEFILEIPEFEHLSYEVEEGIALVTLRRPEALNALSQDLLRELAEVAEVIHQDPEVRVAIFTGEGKAFAAGADLKEIAALKDPFMAREYALLGQQVFAEIAALPLPTIAAIHGYALGGGLELALACDLRVASKGAKLGLPEVGLGLIPGFGGTQRLPRLIGRGRALDLIFTGRHVPAEEALALGLVNRVADDALEEAKQLARKIMKNAPIALALAKESVVRGEGLDLAEALEIEADLFGYASATEDMKEGVRAFLEKRAPNFKGE; this comes from the coding sequence ATGGCCCACGAGCACGAAGGCGAGCACGAGTTCATCCTGGAGATCCCCGAGTTTGAGCACCTTTCCTACGAGGTGGAGGAGGGCATCGCCCTGGTTACCCTAAGGCGCCCCGAGGCCCTAAACGCCCTCTCCCAGGACCTCCTGCGGGAGCTGGCCGAGGTGGCCGAGGTCATCCACCAAGACCCCGAGGTGCGGGTGGCCATCTTCACCGGGGAGGGCAAGGCCTTCGCCGCCGGGGCGGACCTGAAGGAGATCGCCGCCCTGAAGGATCCCTTCATGGCCCGGGAGTACGCCCTTTTGGGGCAGCAGGTCTTCGCCGAGATCGCCGCCTTGCCCCTTCCCACCATCGCCGCCATCCACGGGTATGCCCTGGGGGGAGGGTTGGAGCTGGCCTTGGCGTGCGACCTGAGGGTGGCCTCCAAGGGGGCCAAGCTGGGCTTGCCCGAGGTGGGGCTTGGCCTTATCCCGGGCTTTGGCGGCACCCAACGCCTTCCCCGGCTCATCGGGCGGGGCCGGGCCCTGGACCTGATCTTCACCGGGCGGCATGTGCCTGCGGAGGAGGCCCTCGCCCTTGGCCTGGTGAACCGGGTGGCGGACGATGCCCTGGAGGAGGCCAAGCAGCTGGCCCGGAAGATCATGAAAAACGCTCCCATCGCCCTGGCCCTGGCCAAGGAGAGCGTGGTGCGGGGCGAGGGGCTGGACCTGGCGGAGGCCTTGGAGATCGAGGCGGACCTTTTCGGCTACGCCTCCGCCACCGAGGACATGAAGGAGGGGGTGCGGGCCTTCTTGGAGAAGCGGGCGCCAAACTTCAAGGGGGAGTAG
- a CDS encoding HD domain-containing protein: MTGERVVHVASPKAKLYMEADQAIRERLKSFPKALKAYELLIQDPEARAGWNMANYLTMRKLGYNDHGRVHALLTGAASVAILALLAEAGVRLDTVESGAGELEDAYVVVLLSTMLHDLGNQVHRDHHEAFGVTLALPILNRILEKIYPDPEQRTALRALILHGIYSHDLSPEPLTLEAGVTAVADGTDITKGRGRKAFALGSIDIHSISALAVDEVRILKGEKVPVEIQVTMNNSAGIFQVEETLTKKVLRSPLRPYVSVVAMTEGNGGDQRIVHRVRLHESEDRFVLD; encoded by the coding sequence ATGACGGGAGAGCGCGTGGTCCACGTTGCCAGTCCCAAGGCCAAGCTCTACATGGAGGCGGACCAGGCCATTCGGGAGCGCCTGAAGTCCTTTCCCAAGGCCCTTAAGGCCTACGAGCTCCTCATTCAGGACCCCGAGGCCCGCGCGGGTTGGAACATGGCCAACTACCTCACCATGCGCAAGCTGGGCTACAACGACCACGGCCGGGTCCACGCCCTCCTCACGGGGGCGGCCAGCGTGGCCATTCTGGCCCTCCTGGCTGAGGCGGGGGTGCGCCTGGACACGGTGGAGTCGGGGGCCGGGGAGCTGGAGGACGCTTACGTGGTGGTGCTCCTTTCCACCATGCTCCACGACCTGGGCAACCAGGTGCACCGGGACCACCACGAGGCCTTTGGCGTCACCCTGGCCCTACCCATCCTGAACCGCATCCTGGAGAAGATTTACCCCGACCCCGAGCAACGCACCGCCCTCAGGGCCCTCATCCTCCACGGCATCTACAGCCACGACCTCTCCCCGGAGCCCCTCACCCTCGAGGCGGGGGTCACCGCCGTGGCCGACGGCACCGACATCACCAAGGGCCGGGGGCGGAAGGCCTTCGCCCTGGGGAGCATTGACATCCACTCCATCAGCGCCTTGGCGGTGGACGAGGTGCGCATCCTCAAAGGGGAGAAGGTGCCCGTGGAGATCCAGGTGACCATGAACAACTCCGCGGGCATCTTCCAGGTGGAGGAGACCCTTACCAAGAAGGTGCTCCGTAGCCCCCTAAGGCCCTACGTGAGCGTGGTGGCCATGACCGAGGGGAACGGCGGGGACCAACGCATCGTCCACCGGGTGCGCCTCCACGAGAGCGAGGACCGCTTCGTCCTGGACTAA
- a CDS encoding IS200/IS605 family accessory protein TnpB-related protein yields the protein MGKAAEKQPKTYTGLEALLVFPNHEDHKDTVDLMRRFSSALRYGYQRLLEGKDRKALKREDGLLCNLFRLNTRYADDALLKAQSLISSLKERGEDPRKVVCKIAPTGLTGGRKLHQELSRFSRSNRPLYREKKAEWEERRKGMLYARGDKTKGGNLNLRLVIGNGSLCLRINLVDRYAHALVKTSHPRLQELLGRVYAGDPYNVELSLRKGKVYALFSWEEELPPLRVTKEQGILALDINSDPYHLALAIVNPDGNLRRYLTLSLEEVDKAPNRGAKEILLWQIAHQVVGIAMEEEVAIATERLKHLPKGRRGDGSGRHFRRKAHRFAYRSLLKKVHTLARRKGIQSLEVNPKDTSTIGMLKYAPLLSLSKDVAAAYVIGRRALGFKEEIPKNLRALLGDSTFHQHARRFYGERIAELQDKYRRERNPYLKRRLGRELKEAKRALAMILSSQGEPGSPKGSTNGRNPQGNNPWRALRVGTFLPLLGRRVPRDLSPLKPILLGSWEGWKGGSGPHPQGMGFAHDGGGPAAMKTSPREEVGSGG from the coding sequence ATGGGCAAAGCAGCTGAGAAGCAACCCAAGACCTACACCGGCCTAGAAGCCCTCCTGGTCTTCCCAAACCATGAGGACCACAAGGACACCGTAGACCTCATGCGCCGGTTTTCCTCAGCCCTTCGCTACGGGTACCAAAGACTCCTGGAAGGAAAGGACCGCAAGGCCTTGAAGAGGGAAGACGGCCTCTTGTGCAACCTCTTCCGCCTCAACACCCGTTACGCAGACGACGCCCTCCTCAAAGCCCAAAGCCTCATCTCCTCCCTGAAGGAACGGGGTGAAGACCCCCGCAAGGTGGTCTGCAAGATAGCCCCTACGGGGCTGACCGGGGGCAGAAAGCTCCACCAGGAGCTCTCCCGTTTCTCAAGGAGCAACCGGCCCCTTTACAGGGAGAAGAAGGCGGAATGGGAGGAACGGCGCAAAGGCATGCTCTATGCCAGGGGAGACAAGACGAAGGGCGGCAACCTCAACCTGCGCCTGGTGATCGGGAACGGAAGCCTTTGCCTTCGCATCAACCTGGTGGACCGCTACGCCCATGCCCTGGTGAAGACGAGCCACCCCAGACTCCAGGAACTTCTGGGGAGGGTGTACGCCGGAGATCCGTACAACGTGGAGCTCAGCCTGAGGAAAGGAAAGGTCTACGCCCTGTTCTCCTGGGAAGAGGAACTTCCACCCCTGAGGGTTACGAAGGAGCAGGGCATCCTGGCCTTGGACATCAACTCCGATCCCTACCATCTAGCCCTGGCCATCGTCAACCCCGATGGGAACCTGAGGCGGTACCTGACCCTCTCTCTTGAGGAAGTTGATAAAGCTCCTAACCGAGGAGCCAAGGAAATCCTCCTTTGGCAGATCGCCCACCAGGTGGTGGGTATCGCCATGGAAGAGGAAGTCGCCATTGCCACGGAAAGACTGAAGCACTTACCCAAGGGAAGGAGAGGAGACGGCTCTGGACGACACTTTCGCCGCAAAGCCCACCGCTTTGCCTACCGCTCCCTCCTCAAGAAAGTGCACACCTTGGCCAGGAGAAAGGGCATCCAAAGCCTGGAGGTGAACCCCAAGGACACCTCCACCATCGGGATGCTGAAGTACGCGCCTCTCCTTTCCCTCTCCAAGGACGTGGCCGCCGCTTACGTGATCGGCAGGAGGGCCTTGGGGTTCAAGGAGGAGATACCCAAGAACCTCAGGGCCCTCTTAGGAGACTCCACTTTCCACCAACACGCCCGGCGTTTCTACGGGGAGCGGATAGCGGAGCTTCAAGACAAATACCGCCGGGAGAGGAACCCCTACCTCAAGCGCAGACTTGGGCGGGAGCTTAAGGAGGCCAAGCGGGCTCTCGCCATGATTTTGAGCTCACAGGGTGAGCCGGGGAGTCCAAAGGGGTCAACCAATGGAAGGAACCCCCAGGGCAATAATCCCTGGCGAGCCCTGAGGGTAGGCACCTTCCTTCCCCTCCTTGGGCGAAGAGTGCCAAGAGACCTGTCGCCGCTCAAGCCCATCCTACTGGGATCGTGGGAGGGGTGGAAGGGAGGCTCAGGTCCACATCCGCAAGGTATGGGCTTCGCCCATGACGGTGGTGGGCCGGCTGCCATGAAAACATCTCCTCGTGAAGAGGTGGGTAGTGGTGGCTAG